The DNA window GGTGATCAATCTGATGGAGGGAAGTATTGGGGAACTGAGGGAAGGGCTTGAGAATGAAACGGTGGATCTGGTGATTGAGACAGCAACCGATGTCGGAGCCAATATTGAACGCTATTTTTATAATAATGAGAATATTATTCTGGCCGTTCCCACCCGGTATCAGGTGAATAAGCGGCTCCAGCCTTACCGCCTGACGTATCAGGATATCTGTACGGGAAGATTTGCCGGTAACGAGGTGGAGGCGGTTCCGCTTTATGAACTCCGGGAGGTGCCTTTTATTACGATGAAACCCGGCAATGATATGTTCCAGAGGAGTAACCAGATTTGCAGGAACGCCGGTTTTACGATGAAGACAGTCTTATTGGTCGATCAGGTTCTTACTTCGGTCAACATTGCATCCAACGGCGTTGGAGCCGTATTTATCCGCTCCGATATTGTGAGCTGCATGCCGGAAAACGAGATGCTGACCTATTATAAGATTGGAGATCCGCTGGCAACCCGGCCGGTCAGTTTTGCCGCAAAGAAGGGGAAATACACCACATCTGCGATGCGGGAATTTATGAATATGGCCGGCGTGCAGAGAAAGGAAGAGGAATAAGGAATTATTATCATATGGACGGCGGCAGGCACTTCATACGGGCCTGCCGCCGGACCATCAAAGGAAACAAGCATTTGCCGATAGTCTGCCGCCCCGGAGCATCCGGGGCGTTATTTTGATTGTCCGGTTGATTTTTAGGCATGGTATGGTACACTTAAACCATGTTCTGCGGGAGCATGGGAAGAGGGGAGAGCCTGCCTGCCCGGAGCGTTGGAAAGGAGTACATATGATTGGACAGATGAAAGCGGTATTGCTTCTGTTTGGACTGGCCGCTTCGGTATCCTCCGCGGCCGGAGTTATCACGATACCGGGGAGGAAGTCTTCGGAAATGTCTTCAAAGCTTGACAATCGAGGATTTACTGGAATTTAAGAACCTGGTTTCCCTCGATCTTCTGTTGGAGGATCTTGAGGACATCAGTCCGATTTCCTCCATGACGGGCCTCAAACGTCTCTGGCTGACCGCCGACAGGCAGATGGAGGATCTCGAATGGCTGAGGCCGCTTAAGAACCTGGAGCTGCTTGATATGTGGGGAATCTATCCGAATATAAAGGATTTTAGCCCGATGAGCGGACTTACACATCTGAAAAGCCTGAGACTTACGGTCCCTTCCGTTCGGGATTTGTCCCCTCTTGCAGGTCTTAAAGAGCTTTCCTATCTGGATATCAATACCGCCGATCTTCAGAATATGGATCAGCTGACCCAGGTGGAGGAGATGTTTCTTTCGGTGCCTGACGGCTATGATCTGTCTGTGTTTGCAGAACTGCCGAATCTTAAGGTGCTGTATTTATATTATTCCGGAGAACTCAATACGGAGCCGGTCGTCAATGCGGAACAGATAGAGCAGCTTGTTATAAACGGAGAGGATGTCTATGACAGAACCGTGTTTTCGCCGGAAGAAGAATGAGAGGAGAATTAGAATTATGAAGAGAATTTTATTTGTGGACTGCTGCATCAGAGGGGAGGAATCACGCACCAGAGAGCTGGCGGGATGCCTTGTGGATGGGCTTAAGAACCGGCAGGGGATTGATCTTGAGACGGTGAGGTTGATGGAATGTGGTTTAAAACCATTAGATGCCGGTGAGGTGAAGCTGAGAAATGAGCTGATTGCCTCCGGCTGTTTCGAGGATCCTTTTTTTGAGCTGACGAGGCAGTTCGCTTCGGCCGACGCGGTCATTATCGCCGCGCCGTTCTGGGATTTTTCTTTTCCCAGCCTGCTGCGTGTGTATCTGGAACGCATGTGCGTCAGCGGAATGACATTCCATTACAATGAGAAAGGGGAGACCGTGGGAGACTGCCGCGCTTCACGTATGATCTATGTGACGACCAGGGGAGGCTACACGGGAGTTATGCCCGCAGGTTACCCGGATCTTGCCGGAGAGTACATGAGGGCGCTGTGCCAGATGCTCGGGATTGAACGCTTTGACTGCCTGTCGGCCGAAGGGCTTGATATTTACGGCAACGATGCGGAGGCGCTCCTCAATATGGCAAAAGAGCGTGCGGCATGTCTTTTGGAGGAACTTTTACACACATTTGAAAATGTATAACCAAATGGTGATATGATATAGAAAAATACATATAACGGATGAAATATAGTGCGCAAATTACTACAATATACTCAGGTTCTGAAACAGAAATATAAGTAACAGAGGTTCTGCTCCAGACGGAAACAGGAGTAAATTCAAAAAGGAGATAAGACAATGGAAGACAACAGAATTATTGAATGTATCGAGAGAGCGCACTATATTTTATCCAACCTGATGGCAGTAAAACCGGGCGAGGAAGTCCTGATTGCCATCGACCCGCAGACCGATATGCGTATGGCAAACGCCATGGCGGCAGCCGCTTTAATGTGCGGAGCCGAGTATAACGTAAGCATGATGCCAATCCGCGGAAAAGACAAAGCTACGATTTTCCCGAAGACGCTGGAACTGGCTATGGAGGCCTGCGACGTATTCGTCGGCATGACGACGGCATCCGGAGCCGCTATCTACAACAACCGTTTAAAAGAGCTGATGAACGAGAAGAAGCTGCGTGAAGTTTCCATCTGCTTAAGACATATCGACAACTTCACAAGAGGCGGCGCCCTGGCGGATTACGAGGCAGTATACGCAGACGGCGAGAGACTGCAGGCAATCTGGAGAGGCAAGAAGAACGCCCACATCACAACACCGGCCGGAACCGACCTGTATATGGAAATGAACCAGATGGAGCCAATCATCGAGTGCGGCATTGCCCGCAACCCTGGAGATGCAATGGCATGGTCGGACGGCGAAGTATCCTTAGGGCCGGTTATTGGAACCACCCATGGAAAACTTGTCATTGACGGGCCAATCTGCTACTATGGCTGCCCGACCATCCCGGTTGAGCTTAAGATCGAAGGCGGACGCATCGTAGAGGTAGTAGGCGGAGACGCAAAGATCTGTAAAGAAATCCGCCGCCAGATTGCGGAAGTCAAAGACAGCGACAACATCGCAGAGATCGGTATCGGACTGAACCCGGCCTGCATGTTCAATGGTGACTTCGAGGAAGAGAAAAAGGCAAGGGGAACCTGCCATATCGCAATGGGCAACGGCTTCTACTACGGCCAGCCTGCACGTTCCACAGTACATATCGACATGGTGCAGTACAATCCGACCATCACCTTTGATGATGAGTTGATCGTAAAAGACGGCAAGATGGTCTGCCTGGGTGAAGAATAATCCTCACTGCTCATAATTTTATAGTTTTGCAGAACAGCATAGCGCAGGCTATGCCGTTCTGCATTTTTTGAATTGGTAAAAAAATATGGATTGGCAATGAAGCGTTCGCGTAAAACCTGCTGATAAAAGTAAAAAAAGAGCGGATTCATGCAACCGGATAAATTAAACGGGAAGTAGATAAGTGAAGGGCACAATATATGGATGGCTGTCACATGGGTGGCTGCCGCTTGAACTGCTGTTACATGAACGGGGAGGTGAACAAATGGAGGATCATAAAATCGTTGATTTGTTTTGGATGCGGTCCGAACAGGCTATAGCAGAAACTTCGTCCAGGTATGGAAAATACTGTTATTCCATAGAAAATAACATCTTGTCCGACAGCAAGCAGGGATAAGCGCAGCGAGGTATAGTCGCTCTTGCATTTGATGAATTAAGTGAATGTATCCCGGCGGCCGAATCAACGGAGGGGCAGGCCGGCAAAGAGTATACAAAGAGCATCCGGATTCATGAAATCAGGATTAATGAGATTGAGACGGAAAGAGTTAAGAGGCGTTATAAGAATAGCGAACTGGAGGCCGCCCGTGGATGGACGGATGAAAAGATTGAAGATCATTTCGTTGTGGTTTGGGCGGGCTACTATGTCGAGTATGACCATACAAAGACGTTTTTAGACGATGGATATACGGAGCAGTATTTCTATCTGATGGAAAATACGGAAAGCGGAGAATGGAAAATCGTTGATAACACGGGCTCCCTTACCGCAGGTGATTAGGCTGCCCCTTATACGGAATACAGAAAGCCGGTAACACGCAGATTATAAATGCGGTTATCGGCTTTTATAACAGTTATAATTGCGAAGTTATAAGGCATAGAAAAATCTGTATAACAGGTGAAAACCCCCATTTATCGCCTTAAACTATCATGTATAAACACTGCATACGATACGGGGAAAGCTTCATATGAAAGGGGATCGCAGGGCAGGTTATTATAAAAAAGGAGAAGAGGAAAATGGGACAGGACAGAAAAGTTAAGATCGCTCTCGGCCAGATGAAAGTAATCCAGGGCGACACAAAGGAAAATCTGCGAAAGATGATGGAGATGATTGATGAGGCGGCGGAACAGGATGTGGATATTATCTGCTTCCCGGAACTTGCCTACACGGGATATTTCCTGGAATCGGAAGAACTGCAGAGACTGGCGGAGCCGGTAGACGGGCCGTTTGTACAGACGATGAGAAAATGCGCAAAGGCAAAGGGCATGCACATCATTGCAGGCTATGCCGAATCCGTACATATACCCGGAAAAATGTATAATTCATGCATATTTATTGATGACAATGGCGAAGTAATCGGCAATATGAGAAAAGTAAATGCCTGGGGCACGGAAAAATTAAAATTCTGTGAAGGAGACAGCTTCCCTGTAATCAACACCAAGTTCGGTAAGATCGGCATGCTGATCTGCTATGACGTGGAGTTCCCGGAGCCATCGAGAATTGAAGCCCTCAAGGGAGCCGAGCTGGTATTCTGTTCCGCAGTATGGAGCATTCCGGCGGCCCGCAGATGGGACGTGGATCTTGCAGGAAACGCACTGTTCAACCTGATGTTTATGGCGGGTTCCAACCCTGTATACGATAATTGCTGCGGCACCTCGAAAATTGTCGGTCCCGACGGCGTCGTGCAGGCGGAAGCTTCCAAGACGGAAGAAGAGCTGCTCGTATGCGAGATTGATCTGAATGAGGTCCTGAAGGTAAGAAGCCGTATTCCTTATTTCAATGATTTCAAGGAAGACACCTTCTCCATGGACGCAGTTGAGAAATACTAGGAACGGGGGCAAAACATAATGGGGGAAAATGAAAAAAAAGAAACGACGCAGCCGAAATATGAAGAAGGCGCGTTAAAAATACATAAACTGACACCGGCGGAAGTCGTATTTTCGGTTGTAGGCTGCGGAATCGGATCGGGCTGTCTGGGAACAGCGTATTCAGCCAGGCTGGCCGGACTTCCGGTCCTGGTATTCTGGTTTATCGTCACCGGTGTACTGACCCTGTTTTCGATGATGTACGTGGCGGAGACAACGCTCCGGACGAGGACGCTGGTCCAGCTTCCGGGATTGGCGGAGAGATACCTGGGACCTGCGGGTTCGATTCTCATATTCATAGCCGTGGTAATCAACTCCTTAAGCTGTATGATCGCTTACTTTTCAGGCAGCGGAAACATCATGAATGAACTTCTGGGCGTGCCGGACTGGGTCGGCACCCTGATATTCCTGGTTCCGGCGGCGGGAGTTGCCTGGTTTGGGTTAAAGGCCATGGGCGTCGGCAACAAGCTGATGAGTATCGGTATGATTGTCATGCTGGTAGTTCTTACAGCGGCATCCATGATTGCCAAAAACGGCGACCTGTCGAGAATTTTTACAAGCAACTGGACTTATGCAATCCCGATTTTTAACGTTGCGGCATTCAGCTATATCGGACAGTACCTTGTACCTGATCTGGCGAGGGGCCTGTCCCACGACCCGAAAAAACTGGCCCCGGCTATTGCCATCGGACAGCTGATTGTCTGTATCCTTCTGATAATTGTTCCGATGGGGGTTATGTACATCACACCGGCAGAGGATCTGACACAGGTTGCGACCATTGCATGGGGACGTTCCCTGGGATTATGGGCGCTTTATATCGCCAACATTTTTGCACTGATTGCAATGCTTACATCGTACTGGGCCATTTCCCAGACGCTGCTTTCCAACATTGTCGATAAATTTAAATTCCACTCGGACGAGGACGTAAAAATCCGTCTGCCGATTACAATTGTGATTGTGGGAATACCGCTTGCACTTACTCTCAGCGGAGCTGTGGGCTTTGTGGACGCAATCTATTTCTCCGGCACCTTTGCCGGCGCAATCATGGCGATTCTTCCAATCTTCATGCTCAGGGGGGCGAGAAAAAAAGGTGAGATTGAGCCTGACTGGAACTGCGGATGGATGTATAATCCGGTCATTCAGGGAATCATAATACTTCTTTACAGCGGAACCATTATATATGCCATTCTGGGTGCATTCAAGCTTCTCCCAGCGGGATGGTAAAGTAAACGCAGATTAGCAGATATGATATTTACGATAAGAAAATGGAAAAGTAATTTGCCTGGGAAGGAAAATAGTGGTAAAATAAATACATCAGGATAATTCGTTATCCAGCCAACAGAAATCTGCTTCCGGCGCTGCCAGAAGTAGATTTCTGTTTTGATGATGTAAGGCTTCATGAAGTGGGCCCTATATCGTTGATAATGGTGATCTGTGCGCAGCGCGTGCGTTTCATCTTCCGGCAATGATGGGATGTTTTCATGACAGGCTTTTTATCGCAATATACATATAAGGACGGGAGGAATTTACTTGCTGAATGAAATGAGATATGTGTATTCAGTGTATCAGGAAAAAAGCTTTTCAAAAGCAGCGAAAAAATTATTTATCAGCCAGCCGGCGCTGAGCAACATGGTGCGGAAGGCAGAAAATGAGATAGGTGCGCCCATTTTTGACCGAAGCACAATACCGCTTACAGTCACAAAAGAGGGCGCATATTATATTAAATCAATTGAAGAGATCCTGTTTATCCAGAGAAATCTGCAGGCCTATTTCAAAGATTTGAGGGAGCTTAACACGGGTTCCCTGTCAATCGGGGGAGCCTCATTTTTCTGTTCCTTCGTCTTTCCGGATCTGATAGGACGTTTCAGGGAGAAGTATCCCAATGTGACAATCGATCTTCTGGAGGGGAATGTCAAAGAACTGAAGGAAGGACTTGAGGATGAATCGCTTGATCTGGTCATCGAGACGGCTCTCTATGAGGATTCTTCGGTGGAACGGTTCTTTTTCAAAAATGAGGAGATTATCCTTCTGGTACCGGCCTCCTATCCCATCAATAAGAGGCTGCAGCCCTACCGTCTGTCCTATCAGGATGTCGTTACGGAACGGTTTCTGTCGGATTCTTATGAACCGGTGCCTCTGGAGCTTTTTAAGGATATTCCCTTCATTATAATGAAGCCGGGCAACGACATGTACCAGAGGAGCTTTAACATGTGCAGAAATGCGGGATTCACCCCCAAGGTGGCAATCCAGATGGATCAGGTCCTGACCTCCATGAACATTGCTTCCAACGGAGTGGGCGCCGTATTCATCCGGGCGGATATTATCGGCTGCCTGCCTGAAAATGAGAAGCTGGTATACTATAAAATTGGTGATCCGCTGGCCTGCAGGAGAGTCGTATTTGCCAGCAAAAAAGGGAAATACATCACAGCGGCCATGAGGGAATTCCTTCGCATGGCGGGGGCTAAAAAAGTAGACGGAGTCTGTCCGGGCAAGGGCCCCTGTAAAACAGGAAGTCCCTGCAAGAACAGCCAGAGAGGAACGGATGAATGGAACTGATTCCCGCAAAGACGATTGTGACGAAGAATAAGGATACCTCCTGGTTCGGCAGTGACTACAATATGAATCTGTACCGCGGCTGCAGCCATGGCTGTATCTACTGTGACAGCAGGAGCAGCTGTTACAGGGTGGATGACTTTGAAAATGTGAAGGCCAAGGAAAATGCCCTTCTCATTGTCAGGGACGATTTAAGGCGCAAGGTGAAGAAAGGCGTGGTAGGCACCGGGGCCATGAGTGATCCCTACAATCCCCACGAGACAGAGATGGAACTGACGATGCACAGCCTGGAACTGATTGGGGCCTTTGGCTTCGGCGTATCCATGCTCACAAAGAGTACGGGAATCCTGAGGGATATCCTGCTCTATCAGGTGATTGCCGAGCAGTCCCCGGTCAACTGCATGCTCACGATTACGACCTGCGACGATGCCCTTTCAAAGAAGCTGGAGCCAGGAGTTCCACCATCCTCGGAGCGTTTTAAGGCGGTGAAGGAACTAAGCGATGCCGGCCTTTACACCGGAGTCGTGATGACCCCGGTGCTGCCTTTTCTGGAAGACACAAAGGAAAACATACTGGGAATGATTGAACTTGCCAGGGAATCGAAAGCCAGATTTATTTATCCCATGTTCGGCGTGACGCTTCGGGATCGCCAGAGAGATTATTTTTACAGCAGTCTCGATCGTATTTTCCCGGGGGAGAATCTGAGGCAGCAGTATGAAAAACGATATGGAGACCGATATTTTTGCAGCAGCCCGAAGGCAAGGAGCCTTTACGGCCTGTTTGAGAAAGAATGCGTGAAAGCCGGTATTTTATACAAAATGCCGGATATAATTCATTCATATAAGAAAAATTATCAGTACGAACAGCTTACTCTGTTCTGAAAAAGGAAATTCTTAAAGGAGAGAAAATTGGATGAAAGAAACAGTGCTTCTTTATAACTTTAACGACAAGGACAGGCTGATGAAAATCAGGCAGGCGCTTCTGCCTCTGGGATTCCGAATCAGGCAGGTGGAGAAAGAGGACTATATGAAACCTCTGGGAACGCTCGCCGGAGTGAAGGGAATGGAAGAATTGACCGCTGCCGCATGTCCTTCGGACGAAGTTTTGGCATCGGAGGGTTTTGAGGATGAGATGGCGCTTCTCGCAGGACTCACTTCACCACAGGTGGACGCTTTCATCAAGTCACTCCGCAGAAAGGGAATCGGCCGCATTGATTATAAGGCAGTACTGACTCCGGTGAACAAGGATTGGGATTCGGTACATCTGTACCATGAAATAAAGAAGGAACACGAGGCAATGACAGTGGCAACATCTCAGAGTGAGCCAGAAGAGGCTTAGAAACGGAGGGAAGATATGCTGGAAAAGGTGGATCTGCAAAAAACGGTTGACAAAGAGACTTATAAACGGGTCAGCGAGGAGCTGGGAGAGCGCCTGGGCCTGCTGCAGAGAAAGTGCAAGGCGGAGAAAATTCCGGTGGTGATTGTGTTTGAGGGCTTGGGAGCCGCCGGAAAAGGCGTGCAGATTAACCGTCTGATCCAGTCCTTCGATCCAAGGGGCTTTGATGTCTATGCCAGCAGGAAACCGGGAGAGGAAGAGCGGATGCGCCCCTTTTTGTGGCGCTACTGGACCAAGACGCCGGAGGACGGCCGTATTGCCATCTTTGACAGGAGCTGGTACGATAAGGTAACCGTGGACCGTTTTGACAAAGTTACAAAGCGTGATGAGCTTCCAGGGGCCTTTGCCGACATTACCTCCTTTGAAAAACAGCTTTCGGAAGGCGGCTGTGTGATTATCAAGCTGTTCCTCTATATTTCACAGAAAGAGCAGAAAAAGCGTTTTGAAAAGCTGACGTCGAATAAAGAAACAAAGTGGCGCGTTTCAGACGGTGACTGGAAGAGAAATAAGGAATATGACAAATACCTGATGATGAACGAGGAGATGCTGGAACGGACCGATACCGGCTATGCCCCATGGACGATCATCGAAGCCACGGACAAAAATTACGCGGCGATGAAGATTCTCGCTACGGTGGCCGACCGCATGGAATATGAGGTGAACAGACGGGAGGATGAGAAGAAGGAAACGGCCGCCATGGCTGCCGCCCCCGCGCCTCAGGACCGTTTCAAAAACGGCGTGCTCTCGGGCGTTGATCTGACGAAATCCTTGGATAAGAGCGAGTACAAAGCGGAAGTGGATAAGCTGCAGAAGAGGCTTGAATATCTCCACAGTGAGATTTACCGCCTGAGAATTCCGGTGGTAATCGGCTTTGAGGGCTGGGATGCGGCAGGCAAGGGCGGAGCTATCAGAAGACTGACCAGCCACCTGGACCCGAGAGGCTATAAAGTAAACCCGACGGCCGCTCCCAATGATATAGAGAAGGTCCATCACTATCTGTGGCGTTTCTGGAACAATATGCCGAAGGCGGGCCACATTGC is part of the [Clostridium] symbiosum genome and encodes:
- a CDS encoding LysR family transcriptional regulator encodes the protein MLNEMKYVYAVYQEKSFSKAARKLQVSQPALSKMVRKAEKDIGIVIFDRSTIPITVTKEGDYYIKSIEDIMFIQRNVKSYFMDLKELNTGSLSLGGSSFFCSFVFPGLIGRFRDKYPNVVINLMEGSIGELREGLENETVDLVIETATDVGANIERYFYNNENIILAVPTRYQVNKRLQPYRLTYQDICTGRFAGNEVEAVPLYELREVPFITMKPGNDMFQRSNQICRNAGFTMKTVLLVDQVLTSVNIASNGVGAVFIRSDIVSCMPENEMLTYYKIGDPLATRPVSFAAKKGKYTTSAMREFMNMAGVQRKEEE
- a CDS encoding NAD(P)H-dependent oxidoreductase yields the protein MKRILFVDCCIRGEESRTRELAGCLVDGLKNRQGIDLETVRLMECGLKPLDAGEVKLRNELIASGCFEDPFFELTRQFASADAVIIAAPFWDFSFPSLLRVYLERMCVSGMTFHYNEKGETVGDCRASRMIYVTTRGGYTGVMPAGYPDLAGEYMRALCQMLGIERFDCLSAEGLDIYGNDAEALLNMAKERAACLLEELLHTFENV
- a CDS encoding aminopeptidase, producing the protein MEDNRIIECIERAHYILSNLMAVKPGEEVLIAIDPQTDMRMANAMAAAALMCGAEYNVSMMPIRGKDKATIFPKTLELAMEACDVFVGMTTASGAAIYNNRLKELMNEKKLREVSICLRHIDNFTRGGALADYEAVYADGERLQAIWRGKKNAHITTPAGTDLYMEMNQMEPIIECGIARNPGDAMAWSDGEVSLGPVIGTTHGKLVIDGPICYYGCPTIPVELKIEGGRIVEVVGGDAKICKEIRRQIAEVKDSDNIAEIGIGLNPACMFNGDFEEEKKARGTCHIAMGNGFYYGQPARSTVHIDMVQYNPTITFDDELIVKDGKMVCLGEE
- a CDS encoding nitrilase-related carbon-nitrogen hydrolase, with the translated sequence MGQDRKVKIALGQMKVIQGDTKENLRKMMEMIDEAAEQDVDIICFPELAYTGYFLESEELQRLAEPVDGPFVQTMRKCAKAKGMHIIAGYAESVHIPGKMYNSCIFIDDNGEVIGNMRKVNAWGTEKLKFCEGDSFPVINTKFGKIGMLICYDVEFPEPSRIEALKGAELVFCSAVWSIPAARRWDVDLAGNALFNLMFMAGSNPVYDNCCGTSKIVGPDGVVQAEASKTEEELLVCEIDLNEVLKVRSRIPYFNDFKEDTFSMDAVEKY
- a CDS encoding aromatic amino acid transport family protein; the encoded protein is MGENEKKETTQPKYEEGALKIHKLTPAEVVFSVVGCGIGSGCLGTAYSARLAGLPVLVFWFIVTGVLTLFSMMYVAETTLRTRTLVQLPGLAERYLGPAGSILIFIAVVINSLSCMIAYFSGSGNIMNELLGVPDWVGTLIFLVPAAGVAWFGLKAMGVGNKLMSIGMIVMLVVLTAASMIAKNGDLSRIFTSNWTYAIPIFNVAAFSYIGQYLVPDLARGLSHDPKKLAPAIAIGQLIVCILLIIVPMGVMYITPAEDLTQVATIAWGRSLGLWALYIANIFALIAMLTSYWAISQTLLSNIVDKFKFHSDEDVKIRLPITIVIVGIPLALTLSGAVGFVDAIYFSGTFAGAIMAILPIFMLRGARKKGEIEPDWNCGWMYNPVIQGIIILLYSGTIIYAILGAFKLLPAGW
- a CDS encoding LysR family transcriptional regulator, which encodes MLNEMRYVYSVYQEKSFSKAAKKLFISQPALSNMVRKAENEIGAPIFDRSTIPLTVTKEGAYYIKSIEEILFIQRNLQAYFKDLRELNTGSLSIGGASFFCSFVFPDLIGRFREKYPNVTIDLLEGNVKELKEGLEDESLDLVIETALYEDSSVERFFFKNEEIILLVPASYPINKRLQPYRLSYQDVVTERFLSDSYEPVPLELFKDIPFIIMKPGNDMYQRSFNMCRNAGFTPKVAIQMDQVLTSMNIASNGVGAVFIRADIIGCLPENEKLVYYKIGDPLACRRVVFASKKGKYITAAMREFLRMAGAKKVDGVCPGKGPCKTGSPCKNSQRGTDEWN
- a CDS encoding radical SAM protein, with protein sequence MELIPAKTIVTKNKDTSWFGSDYNMNLYRGCSHGCIYCDSRSSCYRVDDFENVKAKENALLIVRDDLRRKVKKGVVGTGAMSDPYNPHETEMELTMHSLELIGAFGFGVSMLTKSTGILRDILLYQVIAEQSPVNCMLTITTCDDALSKKLEPGVPPSSERFKAVKELSDAGLYTGVVMTPVLPFLEDTKENILGMIELARESKARFIYPMFGVTLRDRQRDYFYSSLDRIFPGENLRQQYEKRYGDRYFCSSPKARSLYGLFEKECVKAGILYKMPDIIHSYKKNYQYEQLTLF
- a CDS encoding DUF3783 domain-containing protein, with amino-acid sequence MKETVLLYNFNDKDRLMKIRQALLPLGFRIRQVEKEDYMKPLGTLAGVKGMEELTAAACPSDEVLASEGFEDEMALLAGLTSPQVDAFIKSLRRKGIGRIDYKAVLTPVNKDWDSVHLYHEIKKEHEAMTVATSQSEPEEA
- the pap gene encoding polyphosphate:AMP phosphotransferase, with protein sequence MLEKVDLQKTVDKETYKRVSEELGERLGLLQRKCKAEKIPVVIVFEGLGAAGKGVQINRLIQSFDPRGFDVYASRKPGEEERMRPFLWRYWTKTPEDGRIAIFDRSWYDKVTVDRFDKVTKRDELPGAFADITSFEKQLSEGGCVIIKLFLYISQKEQKKRFEKLTSNKETKWRVSDGDWKRNKEYDKYLMMNEEMLERTDTGYAPWTIIEATDKNYAAMKILATVADRMEYEVNRREDEKKETAAMAAAPAPQDRFKNGVLSGVDLTKSLDKSEYKAEVDKLQKRLEYLHSEIYRLRIPVVIGFEGWDAAGKGGAIRRLTSHLDPRGYKVNPTAAPNDIEKVHHYLWRFWNNMPKAGHIAIFDRTWYGRVMVERIEGFCKEEDWRRAYQEINEMEAHMANFGAVVLKFWLHIDKEEQERRFNQRMNDPAKQWKITDEDWRNREKWDAYEAAVNEMLVRTSTTYAPWTIVEGNSKYYARVKVLKTVVEALEQKIKEVEKERNS